TCAAACACGAACTTTGAAGGATAGGATACGCATgtgaaaagaagaagaaacaaataaatgcaTGAACTTGTTTCGATGAAACGACTAATATCGAGAGCCCTAAAAGGCAAAAGCAGAAGCAAATTACATACCTGAAATGAAAAGAGTGTTTCTTGCAGAAGCAAAAGCAAGCAAAAGATAGAAACAAAACCAAACTCCAATTCCACACCCCATCTCTGCTTATTAATTTGCTGGTGACTTGTGGTTGTTTATGCGAATGCGGTGGATACAGAAGAGAGGCCATTTATAGGCGTGGGGCATGAGCCACAGCCCGGAGCCTAGAAACACGTGGCAGAAATAAAGCCAATTTTAAGAGTTGACGATTGCAAAATAGTGGGTGCACGTTCGATGCATGAATTGTTCAATTCATATTGGCATCTCAGCCGTCCATTCTTCAGTCAACGAGGGCTCTTCTCGCCTCCTTTTCTTGAAAAGGACAAGGCGTTGGCTTGTTATACGAAAAAAGTCATCGTGATATAATGTGAAAGCGGAAATTAATATAAAGGAAAGGACACCGGGATCCCCTAGCTTCGTTGTTAAGCTCTCAAAATACAAGGTTAAATTCTCAAATGAACAAGAAGACCTCCCCTTCTCGTTATGAATTCTATTTATTCGATGAAAATGAGAGCATTAACATAAACGTCCTCAATGATAATGCACTATCACCCTCAATATAGGTTTGTTCCATTGAACTCTTAGGAAGATAATtgtctaaaaaataaacagttATATTCATCttctcaaaacaaaaatgaacatcCAAAGTTTCTTTCATtggtgaattttatttaataattagatgCATATAGGGTTACTGAGGTTAAAGTGCCATACTGCTTTAATGTCCTCGAATATGAAGTACTTTCCTTATCTAAACACTGTAGGTAGGGATGCCAAATGATCTTAAATCCTGATCCTGAACTATTTAGGATGATATTAGTTGGTATTTTATGGCCGAATTTTAAAAGCAGGTGGGATTTGGGACTTAAAAAAATCCCAATTTAATGTGTGGGAAGGGACCAGGATCTAAGTCGCGGGTCCCGTTTGTCatatgtaatttttagaaaaaatactatattaataaaattaaaagtaagtaaaattaaactaatggTTAATCAATAGTGATTCAAATAGCATTACAACAATATACTCTAGGTCTAAGTAACAAACACAATCCCAtttgttgtattatttttagtttaattaaataaatttaaaacaaaaatattaaactgGAAACCTAAAAGTATTTTAACCTAAAACTAAAACACAGCCGCGTGTTGCTCATCCTCAATTTTTGCTCGCCTTCAGCCACCTCATCTGGCATTTCGGTAAGTTTGTATTTGActtctctttctttatatttgaatataattgtattggaatttttattattttttcaaatagatTGTATTTGATTCATAAATTAAGTTGATTGTTTATTGCTTGCTTTTCGGAAATATcattgtttattattaattaaatgggATATTTAGGACATTCGGGCCATTTGGTCCGGGACGGTATTTTGAGTGGTTTGGGATTGGCCCAATTTTTTCTCCTATTTTTACTACTTGAGACCGGACCAGGATTGTCAAATCCGGACCATCCTAGATCATTGCCATCTCTAAACTTaactaattataataaaatagggTCTGGATGGTGGAGTCTAAttgtcatttaaaataattttaagattcCGATTGttcttcaataataaaaatctggATTGCCTCTTATATATGCTATTGGCAAAATAATACGTAAGAACTTACAATTATGAgtgcttttaaatttaaagagatttgtttttgctttctaCCTGAACTTTGATCTCTACCATCAAAAGTCAGAAACTCTTGACTTTTTTATCACTACAGCTTTGTCCATGATTGTGATGCTTGCCAAACACTAAACACACGGTGGATAAATGATCATTTTACTTTGATATCGACTTTCAAGCatgttgtttcctttttgGGTAATGGGTTCATCGTATATAGGGGTGTTAAGCCATTGGGagtcaaaaataattattgtttaaagAGTAATTTAGGAAATTTTAATCCCACCCAAAATcttacaagtaaaaaatatcaaataaataataaacagaaaaatagaTAGAGAATAAAATCAATCACGGAAAACTTATATCCTGGAAAAAAATCACTGCCGCCAAGgatgatgaaagaaaaatttattatgtgaaaaattattacaatcatTTTAGTATTCTTCTCACGCACAAAATTTCAATAACGCTCAATTTTTCAATGAATCTACTGTTTCTCTCGCATTAAAAATTGTCTATTTGTAGGAgaagtatttcttttcttatatttGTTGTACTTCTTCTTAAATAAGTCagattccaaaaaaaaaaaatttatttcttaaatagGAAtcctaataaattaaaaaatattataagaaatctttattgaaaaataaacatatttccTAAGAGTGATTAAAGAGCCATTAGCTCACACGATGAGCAGTAATATTGTCATAAAAATATACGTGACAGAAGAAAGAACGtgaaattacattattaaacCCCGCACCTGGCATCGATCAATCAGTTTggtcaaataatttctttaaaggacATAATTATTCTCAATTAAGGTGTTTGTCATTtcattagttattttttaagttttatttcttaattacaTGCATGTTGCGTATTATCTATAATCCAAAAACAAAGACCTTGTGCTGAAATCTTAGTCTAATTAAACAAGGGTTATGTAGGACGTGAGTATGGTTTGGTTAATGTGGCATAACGTTTGCATACGGTATCAGTTTATTCGTACGCCACTTAAAAGTTTTTGAAGAGTTTTACAAAACCCAtatctagattttttttttccttccttttATCCCCTCACACTTCATGTGTTTCAGTCATTTTGGCCACAACGtttatcttcttcttgttgGATCTATTTGTCACATATTATGGACtgacataaatatttttattattttttatgttttatcgAATTAATACGTGATTAATGTCAAATATTAATGAATAATTCCGATGGACTCATTTATTAAGTTATCAAATAGTATGTTAATTAGTCCAATTTTATCATACCctatatagtaatattttaGCTTATAATGGGATAGGCAACTTTGTACTAACCTATGAAAGATCTATACACTCAATCATAATATTTGAGTGACTTCAGTCTATTGGGAGTTCATTGTTCACAAATCTAGAGTAAGAGTACAATGCACCTCTCTCTCACTTTCTTTGGCGATTGAGTGTATGTGCAATGCATGAGGAGCTTGATTTGCAGTTGAGATCGAAGCTAAAATTGCTACAAATCAGAAGAAGAAAACACTTGATTCACGGGCAAGAAGCAAGCTGAACAGCAAGCCTTGAATTTATGGCCAATCAAAGTGAATCTGAAATTTTTGCCTAATGCATGTGTTTACTTGGAAATGCAAGATCAAAGGTCGATTTCAGCACTTCTGTCATTCTGTTCCAATTGCTCGTTTTAAGTATTAAGTGTTTGGTCTTCTTCAACCTTTCTTTCAAGTCGACCTTTCAATTCACATTCTCGATGGCCTTTGCCAAAGATTTTTttaggggggaaaaaaaaaaaaccgtcGGTAGGAGCCTGGAGTGGAGTCTGTACGTTGCAAGTTACTGTTGGCTCCATTCTAAATTGCAATGATCATGACTCGGGACCGAAACCATTTAAGTTTGTCAACTTGCTTATTTGTCGTGGACACCATTTTGTAATATGATGATTAGCTACCAAAAGCAACATTTAGATCACAGAACAGACGCTATGTATGCCATCAGcaataaattttctataaacTAATCATCCGGTGACTGAAAGGCCGGGGTTTGTCAGTTCTAGTTTTGCACCATATTTAGTGACTGATACATTCCATAATGGAATTGTTTTCCTGTATCAGAGTCAAAACTAATTTGAAGTCTCCCTCAACCCACCAAATATGCTGCTGCCTTTCACGGAAGGCTAGGACTAGAAGCACTATCTTAGTGCAGTGCTTTCACTAGAGTGAATTGTTACACTGTTTCGCCTTTGATGGCACTTGGCTTGTTCGAGTACCATGAATATGCATTATGCAATCGCAATCATATGACTTCACAAGCCTCCAAAAGTGTCAAATAAACAGGGGTTTTGGCGTTTTACCCATCACAATCGACATGCAACCAACCTACTCTTGAACTAAGTCATCAAATTTCCTTAATAGCAAAATAAGATTGACCGTGGCCAAACAAAGTACACATAACCATCAACTGATCCACTACTGAGATCACTCATGCTTATTAAACTGAAAACCAAGTCCTAATAGAAACAAATGAGGTTACTTAAGCAGAAGTTTCCATTACAGATATGTTCAAATACAATCCGAACCCATTAGAATATAAGCAGGTGCTTCAGTAATGAATAGAGGTTAAGATAATAAGTCACTCTAATGACTCGTGGTTACAGATGCCACACATCTTAGTTCCAACTTCAAACACCTCAAAATCCATCATCGTCAAGAATTGTATATAATGGTAGATAAAATGCTCTTGCTACAAAAACAATTAGCGGGCTATCATCATCTTTTCTTAAAACCATATTTCTTACGTTCGTAAAACAGGTCCGTTTTCGCACTGCCCAAATTGACAATTTTTGGACAACCATCCCTGTCCTTCTCTTGCTGTGTGCACTCTTTGCAGTAGTATGCATCAGAGATTCCCACCCCTCCACAGATGACACATCGACCCTGGAAGGAACCATAATTGCATTCATCACAGACTCGCACAAGGGTGCAAGGACGCACATAGGAATCACAAATCACACACTTCCCATCACATTTCTCGCAGAGCCTTCCAATGGCTATCCCTGGTTGCTTCCTGCACATGATCAAATCAGGATGATGCTTGGCCATGGTTTCTACGACAAAAAGCTGGTAGCTCCTATAAGTTCTTAGGACCTGCAGATATATCCACAATCAACAATGTTATGCTCACCAAATACCCAAACTTAAGACGCAAAACGAGAGAGGGGGCTAAATTTATCAGAATTTTGATTCTATCTTGGAAAACAGCAAAAACCGATCACTAATTACGAAATTAAGcagaaaaaatcaaacattagTAAAACAAACAGAACAGAACAAGATTATGTTCTTGTGGGCTTAAAAGCATTTTCAGGTCCCAACTCCACACCTATTAACTAATTAAGACCAATTGTTTACTAAACAAATATGATCTAACTAATCAACTCCCACGcaataacaaaattacaaaacgtTTTAGGAACCAAAAGCTAAGTTTTATACTATTCTTTTATTGTTCTCCGCATCCTCAGCAGCAAAGGTATTACTTTAAATCAATCtacaaacaattaattaaaaacccaaaatctcacaaacaaaggaaaatgaaacaGAAGATTAACGCCAACAGGGTTTACTGGATACTAACCTGCACAGAAGACTCGAAGTCCAGATGCTAACGTCCGCTTGCTTGGAGAAGAAAATGTTGAGATTGCTTCGAATCAGCAAAGAGAGGGTTTTGTAATATGTTGAAAAGAGCATTTTAGGgcttatcataaaaaaaaaaaaaggtcatttTTAGCGAACCCCCCAAAGGAAACTACTTTTAACACCGTACCCCAAAATCTTTTTCCTTATACCACCGCGCACCCAAATCGGCAAATTCTACCGTTAGCTTTAACGTTTGAGGGCATTCATGGTATTTCAGGTATTAGATTgagaaaaatttcaaaactacacatattttcttttgttcttttttggATCGCTTCTTCTCTTTATTCACGTAAAGCAACAAAATCCCAATTTGTTGCCGCCTCCTCTGCCATCACAATGGTTGTCAACGGTGAAGCTATAAGCTACCGCAATCTCTGTCATCACTAACAAAAACAACCAACAGTGTGATTGAgtaaactttgaaatttagatCGACCTCTATAAGTTCGAGTTCTATCAAACACCTTTCTCTTTATAAATACatacttttatatatagaaAGTAACTATTTGAACTCACTAAATTCTTCTCTACAcctattttaaaagataaatttattactaaaaaattttaaaatttaaaattatcctttagtaatatatttttctctctactTTACAATTGTGTATTCTCTCTCTACTCTCTATTTTACAAACTAAACACTCAATTTTGCCTTcttttggatttatttttttggttttttttagtATATCATGATCTCTATTTTATACTTtctatatataagaattttttttcttgattttcatCAGCTTTTATGTTTggcataaattaatttctatatttagTGACTTTCATGGctgataaaaatttgttaattttcattttcaaatgacagattttgtttctcttagttagtgatatcaattatttataggtaaaagaatatatctaaatgaattaatgagaatttgtgaaattgagaagagaaaaagaa
This window of the Citrus sinensis cultivar Valencia sweet orange chromosome 8, DVS_A1.0, whole genome shotgun sequence genome carries:
- the LOC102627702 gene encoding PHD finger-like domain-containing protein 5A, translated to MAKHHPDLIMCRKQPGIAIGRLCEKCDGKCVICDSYVRPCTLVRVCDECNYGSFQGRCVICGGVGISDAYYCKECTQQEKDRDGCPKIVNLGSAKTDLFYERKKYGFKKR